DNA from Thermoanaerobaculia bacterium:
CGCCCGGCCCCGATCCGGCGGCGATCCTGGCCGCCGACCTGCGCCTGCGCGACTTCTCGGGGCTGGAGCTGTACGCCGACGCCGCGGCGCCCGTGCGTCTCGCGCCGTCCGGGGTCGCCCTCCCCCCCCCGGCGCCGGCCGCCTCGCTCGGCGAGGCGCGGGACCGCGGCGAAACGCGCTGGATCGACTTCCTCCACGACGGCTCCCGGTGGTTCCGGAGCGCGGCCCGGAGCCGGCGGGGCGTCGTCGTCGTGGGCCTCCGGGTGCCTCCCGTGGAGGCGGCGGCCGGCGATTTCGTCGCCGGCGCGTGGAGCGACTACCGGAAGATGGAGGTGCAGAAGTCGGCGATCAAGGCGACGAACATCCTCGTCTTCACGCTCCTGACGCTCGCGCTGCTGTTCGCGGCGATCTGGACCGGGCTGACGCTCGCGCGCCGCATCACGGCGCCGATCGGCGCGCTCGCGGAATCGACGAAGAAAATCACGCAGGGCGATCTGACCGCCGAAGTCGACGTTCCCGCGAGCGACGAGCTCGGGGTGCTGGTCGAGTCCTTCAATGCGATGACGGCCGAGATCCGGGAGGCCCGGCGCCGGCTCGAGCAGTCGAACGTCGATCTGACGGTGATCAACCGGCGCCTCGACCGCGAGCGCCAGCTCCTCTCGACGGTGCTCGAGACCGCGCGCACGGGAATCGTCGCTCTCGACCGGGCGGGACGCATCCAGGTGGCCAACCCCGCCGCCCTCGAGATCCTCGGTCTCGACCGCGCGCCCGAGACGCTCGATGCCCTCGAAGGGCGCCCGGAGCTCGCGCCGCTCTTCGAGGCGCTCGCCGCCGCCCGAACCGGGGCGAAGCCCGCGTTCCGCGAGATCTCCTCCGGCGCATCGCGGCGCGCGGAGGTCGCGGTCGCGGCGATGCCCAACGAGGAAGGGGGATCCCGCGGTTTCGTGATCGCCCTCGAGGACACCACCGAGGTCGCGCGCGCTCAGCGCCTGCAGGCGTGGACGGAAGCGGCCCGGCGGGTCGCCCACGAGATCAAGAACCCGCTCACCCCCATCCGGCTCTCTGCCGAACGCATGATGCGGAAGATCCGGAGCGGGGATCCGTCCGCCGCGGAAGCGGTTCGTCAGGGCGCGGAGGTGATCATCGAGGAAGTCGACCTCATGAAATCCCTCGTCGACCAGTTCTCGAAGTTCTCCCGCATGCCGGAATCGCGGCCCGCCGACACCGATCTCTCCGCTCTCGTCGAGAAGACGGTCGCGCTCTACCGGGAAGCGAAGGAGGGGGTCGTCATCGCTCTCGAAGACCGTCTCCCCCGCCGCGTGTACCGTCTCGACGGGCAGCAGGTCCAGCGCGTGCTCGTCAACCTCCTCGACAACGCCCTCGAAGCGTGCGACGCGGGAGGGACGATCGTCCTCTCGCTCGAGGAGCGCGCGGGCAACCTCACGATCCAGATCTCCGACACGGGATCCGGGATCGGGCCGGAAGACCGGGAAAAGATCTTCCTTCCGGACTTCTCGACCAAGCCGGGGAGCTCCGGGCTCGGGCTCGCGATCGTCTCGCGGATCGTCGCGGACCACCGCGGCACGATCCGCTGGGAGGAGAACCGGCCGCGAGGATCCCGCTTCGTGATCGAGATCCCCGCGGCATGAAGAAGCGGCGCGTCCTGGTCATCGACGACGAGCGGGCGATCCGGCAGACCCTCTCGCAGGTGCTCGCCGACGAAGGATACGAGGTCGAGTCGGCCGCCGACGGGGTCGAGGGTCTCGACCGCCTGCGCCGGGAACGGTTCGACCTCGTGTTCCTGGACGTCTGGCTCAAGGACAAGGACGGTCTCGCGATCCTCGCGGAGCTCGGGGAAAAGGCCTCCACCGTTCCCGTCGTCATGATCTCCGGCCATGCGAACGTCGAGACCGCCGTGCGTGCCGTCAAGTCGGGTGCCTACGACTTCCTCGAAAAGCCCCTCTCGCTCGAGCGGGTCCTCGTGACCGCGCAGAAGGCGATCGCCCACCGCGACCTGGCCGAAGAGGTGGCGCGGTTCCGGGAGAAGGCCTCGGGGGAGCAGACCCTGATCGGCGAAACTCCCGCCATCGTCAAGCTCCGGGAGCAGATCCTGCAGGTCGCTCCGACCGACGCGCGCGTCCTGATCACGGGCGAGAGCGGCACCGGCAAGGAAATCGTCGCCCGCACGATCCACCGGCACTCGCCGCGGCGGGGCGCGCCCCTCGTCGAAGTCAACTGCGCCGCCATCCCGGAGGAACTGATCGAATCGGAGCTCTTCGGACACGTGCGCGGCTCGTTCACCGGCGCCTCCGCCGAGCGTGCGGGGAAGTTCGAGGAGGCCGACGGCGCGACGATCTTCCTCGACGAGGTCGGCGACATGTCGGCGCGGACGCAGGCGAAGGTCCTGCGCGCGCTCCAGGAAGGGCGGTTCACCCGTGTCGGCGGGACGAAGACGATCGAGTCCGACGCCCGGGTGATTTCGGCGACCAACAAGAACCTCCCGGAGGAGATCAAGGCGGGCCGCTTCCGCGAGGACCTCTACTTCCGGCTCGCGGTCGTCCCCCTTTCGCTGCCGCCGCTCCGCGAGCGGAGCGCGGACGTGCCCGAGCTCGCGATGCATTTCCTCCGGGAGGCCGCGCAGAAGGCCGGGCAGAGGCCGAAGGCGTTCTCGGAGGCCGCGCTGAAGAAGCTTCGCGCCTACGCGTGGCCGGGCAACGCCCGCGAGCTCAAGAACCTCGTGGAGCGGCTCATGATCATGGCGCCCGGCGACACGATCGACCTGCGCGACCTTCCGGCGGAGATCGTGGAGAGCGACGTGATCCCGATGCCCGCGGACTTCTCCTCCCTGCGCCAGGCGCGCGACGACTTCGAGCGCCGGTTCATCCTCTCCGCGCTCCGGAAGAACCGCGGCAACGTCACGCGCACCGCGGAGGAGCTGGGAGTGGAACGCTCCCACTTCTACAGAAAATTGAAGGGGTACGGCATCGACGTCGAGAGAGAGTGAACGCCACACTCTTTGCGATCGAGGCGCGAAGTTCTTCCAAGCCCCGGCTCAGACTCCCCGGCGCGCGCCGGTCCCGATTGCTCACCACGACGCGCGGCGAGGCGCGAGCGCGACGGGATGCGGACCGCCCGGGGCGCCGGCAGGCGTACCGAGCGTACGTCGGAGAGCGAAACGGGGCTGTTCGCGCCCGTCCGGCGCGATGCATCGGCGCTCCCGCTAGTCCGCCTTCATGAGCTTCGTCTCCAGCACCAGCTCCGGGCAGAACTTCTCGATCCGCAGATAGAACTCGGCGGCTTCGTACAGCGCCTCGGCCGGCGTGAGCCCGACGATCTCGCTCCCGACGACGTTGACGCCGAAGCGCGCCGCCTCCGACTTGACGCACTCGAACACGCGGAAGAGGGGAGTCTTCTTGTAGTTGGTCATGTTGATCGAGACCTGGACGACGCCGCGATCCTTGAGATCCACCGCCATCGCCTTGCAGTACCGGAACCCTCCGCCGACGTGGCGGATCGATTTCGCGATCCGGTCGGCGACGGAGAGATCGGACGTCCCGAGGTTGATGTTGTAGGCGATCAGCGGCATGCGCGCGCCGAGCACCGTGGCGCCCGCCGAGGGGTGCGGCTCCGCCGGGCCGAAGTCGGGCGTCCACCCGGGCTGCTTCATCTTCTCGGCGAGCCCCTCGAATTCTCCCTTGCGGATGTTCGAGAGGTTCCGGCGCTCTTCCGACGTGGCCGCGTCCTCGTAGAGGTAGACAGGGACCGCGAAGCGCTCCGCGATCGTCTTCCCCGCCTCGCGCGCGAGGGTGACGCACTCCTTCGCGTCGATGTCGCGAATCGGGATGAACGGGACCACGTCGACCGCGCCGAGACGCGGATGCTGGCCGCGGTGGCGGCGCAGGTCGATCCGAGGCAGCGCGGCGGAAAAGAGCGCGACCACGGCGTCGCGCACCGGGCCGGGTTCCCCGACGAACGTCAGCACGGACCGGTTGTGGTCGGCATCCGAGGTCAGGTCGAGCACCTTGATGCCGGGGACCGCGGCGACCGCCCCGGCGATCGCGCGCACGATCTCGCCGTCGCGCCCTTCCGAGAAGTTCGGAACGCACTCGACGATCTGCTTCAATTTCCCACCTCGCTTTGCTATTCTGTCCCGACTTCGATGGCCGACAATATCGCGTATCCGGGCAATCCCGGGCTCCCTCGGGAAGCCCGCGAGAAGATTCTCTCCACGTTCCGGCACTCGCTCAATCTCTTCAAGGCGGGAAAGACCGAGGACTGCGCCGTGGGGTGCGACTTCATCCTCAAGATGGATCCCCGCTTCGTCCCCGCCAAGCGTCTCCTCGAGAAGGCGCGCGATCCGAACGCGTCGGTCGACCTCGCCGAGCTCGAATCGTTCGTGGCGGAAACGCTCACCCCGATGGAGAAGCTCGGCGCGGCCGCCCCCGACAAGCTCCTCATCTCGGCGATCGAGGCATACGCGGACCGCGACTTCGACCGCGCGATCGAAAGCTCGAACCGGGTGCTTTCCGTGCTTCCCGGCAACAGCGACGCGCGGGAGATCCTCGAGAAGGCGACCCGCAAGAAGGAGCTCCAGCCGCACGTCGAAAACTTCCGGCAGCGCGCGCTCTTCGCGCTCGAATCGGGACAGACGGACGAGGCGAAACGCAACTTCGAACGAATGCGCAGCCTCGACC
Protein-coding regions in this window:
- a CDS encoding ATP-binding protein; this encodes MAGPDRSARHRRETQLLVGVALAFFFIWGGIYLSQQGASPLAGGSFVNRVPLFILWYLDVVLIAATLFVIFRALIKLLLERRRGVLGAKFKTKLLITQLGLTAIPIALLFLAATNLLQRSIDRWFSTPVETIVNRSEALRDVADRRLADAASREARALAATLDGTPPGPDPAAILAADLRLRDFSGLELYADAAAPVRLAPSGVALPPPAPAASLGEARDRGETRWIDFLHDGSRWFRSAARSRRGVVVVGLRVPPVEAAAGDFVAGAWSDYRKMEVQKSAIKATNILVFTLLTLALLFAAIWTGLTLARRITAPIGALAESTKKITQGDLTAEVDVPASDELGVLVESFNAMTAEIREARRRLEQSNVDLTVINRRLDRERQLLSTVLETARTGIVALDRAGRIQVANPAALEILGLDRAPETLDALEGRPELAPLFEALAAARTGAKPAFREISSGASRRAEVAVAAMPNEEGGSRGFVIALEDTTEVARAQRLQAWTEAARRVAHEIKNPLTPIRLSAERMMRKIRSGDPSAAEAVRQGAEVIIEEVDLMKSLVDQFSKFSRMPESRPADTDLSALVEKTVALYREAKEGVVIALEDRLPRRVYRLDGQQVQRVLVNLLDNALEACDAGGTIVLSLEERAGNLTIQISDTGSGIGPEDREKIFLPDFSTKPGSSGLGLAIVSRIVADHRGTIRWEENRPRGSRFVIEIPAA
- a CDS encoding sigma-54 dependent transcriptional regulator, with amino-acid sequence MKKRRVLVIDDERAIRQTLSQVLADEGYEVESAADGVEGLDRLRRERFDLVFLDVWLKDKDGLAILAELGEKASTVPVVMISGHANVETAVRAVKSGAYDFLEKPLSLERVLVTAQKAIAHRDLAEEVARFREKASGEQTLIGETPAIVKLREQILQVAPTDARVLITGESGTGKEIVARTIHRHSPRRGAPLVEVNCAAIPEELIESELFGHVRGSFTGASAERAGKFEEADGATIFLDEVGDMSARTQAKVLRALQEGRFTRVGGTKTIESDARVISATNKNLPEEIKAGRFREDLYFRLAVVPLSLPPLRERSADVPELAMHFLREAAQKAGQRPKAFSEAALKKLRAYAWPGNARELKNLVERLMIMAPGDTIDLRDLPAEIVESDVIPMPADFSSLRQARDDFERRFILSALRKNRGNVTRTAEELGVERSHFYRKLKGYGIDVERE
- the ftcD gene encoding glutamate formimidoyltransferase, coding for MKQIVECVPNFSEGRDGEIVRAIAGAVAAVPGIKVLDLTSDADHNRSVLTFVGEPGPVRDAVVALFSAALPRIDLRRHRGQHPRLGAVDVVPFIPIRDIDAKECVTLAREAGKTIAERFAVPVYLYEDAATSEERRNLSNIRKGEFEGLAEKMKQPGWTPDFGPAEPHPSAGATVLGARMPLIAYNINLGTSDLSVADRIAKSIRHVGGGFRYCKAMAVDLKDRGVVQVSINMTNYKKTPLFRVFECVKSEAARFGVNVVGSEIVGLTPAEALYEAAEFYLRIEKFCPELVLETKLMKAD